A genomic region of Sulfobacillus acidophilus DSM 10332 contains the following coding sequences:
- a CDS encoding GTP-binding protein TypA (PFAM: Elongation factor Tu domain 2; Elongation factor G C-terminus; Elongation factor Tu GTP binding domain~TIGRFAM: GTP-binding protein TypA/BipA; small GTP-binding protein domain~COGs: COG1217 membrane GTPase involved in stress response~InterProIPR000795:IPR004161:IPR000640:IPR005225:IPR 006298~KEGG: sth:STH1034 elongation factor family GTP-binding protein~PFAM: Protein synthesis factor, GTP-binding; Translation elongation factor EFTu/EF1A, domain 2; Translation elongation factor EFG/EF2, C-terminal~SPTR: GTP-binding protein TypA;~TIGRFAM: GTP-binding protein TypA; Small GTP-binding protein) → MERQDVRNIAIIAHVDHGKTTLVDAMLKQSGMFRDPSQLQERALDANPLERERGITILAKNTAITYRGVLINIVDTPGHADFGGEVERILSMVDGALLVVDANEGPMPQTRYVLQKALKAGLRPVVVLNKMDREGARPEEVLEAVLELFIDLEASDDQLDFPVIYASAKAGIASNTAPLPPEGNLEPLFEAILAHIPYPVGDETAPLQVLITTLDHDDYVGRLAIGRVRQGRLTLGQTVALAHADGTVERVRPSKLYGRIGLKRVELESVTVGDIVTLAGLEDANIGDTVTDPDNPQPLPPISVDEPTLTILVGVNTSPFAGLEGQFITSRQLRDRLFREQQRNVALRVEETEDADVFRVSGRGELHIGILLEEMRREGYEMEVSKPEVILKETPDGLMEPMERLYLDVPDEYVGAVMELLGPRRATMVAMGQAGPGQTRLEFVISARGLLGFRSAFINQTRGYGIMNHLFDGYQPYSGPIEEMPRGALIAIETGTATAYALDNAQERGVLFIGPGTPVYAGMVVGEHSRPSDLEINVCKKKHVTNMRSSTAEEGIRLTPPRVLTLDQALEYVKSDELVEITPKSIRLRKATLDPHQRKRERIQRQSS, encoded by the coding sequence ATGGAACGACAGGACGTCCGCAACATCGCGATTATTGCGCACGTGGACCACGGCAAAACCACGTTGGTGGACGCCATGCTGAAGCAAAGCGGTATGTTTCGCGATCCGAGCCAGTTGCAGGAGCGGGCCCTCGATGCCAACCCGTTAGAGCGTGAGCGCGGCATAACGATTTTGGCCAAAAATACGGCCATTACCTATCGTGGGGTCTTAATCAACATTGTGGATACACCTGGCCACGCCGATTTTGGGGGCGAGGTGGAACGCATATTAAGCATGGTCGACGGGGCGCTTTTAGTGGTGGACGCCAACGAAGGGCCGATGCCGCAAACGCGCTATGTGTTGCAAAAAGCCCTCAAAGCGGGTTTGCGACCTGTGGTCGTGTTGAACAAGATGGATCGGGAAGGGGCGCGACCGGAAGAAGTCTTAGAAGCGGTCTTAGAGCTTTTTATTGATTTGGAAGCCTCCGATGACCAGTTGGATTTTCCGGTGATCTACGCGTCGGCCAAGGCCGGCATTGCCTCCAATACGGCGCCTTTACCGCCTGAGGGCAACCTCGAACCTCTTTTTGAGGCGATTTTGGCCCATATTCCCTACCCGGTGGGGGACGAAACCGCTCCGTTGCAAGTTTTGATTACCACCTTAGATCATGATGATTATGTGGGCCGTTTGGCGATTGGACGGGTGCGGCAAGGGCGCTTAACCCTCGGCCAAACCGTGGCGTTGGCCCATGCGGACGGAACCGTGGAGCGGGTGCGACCGTCCAAATTGTATGGGCGTATCGGGTTGAAACGCGTGGAATTGGAATCGGTGACGGTGGGCGATATCGTAACGCTCGCCGGGCTCGAAGATGCCAACATCGGGGATACCGTGACGGATCCGGATAATCCCCAACCCTTGCCGCCGATTTCGGTTGACGAGCCGACCTTAACCATTTTGGTGGGCGTCAACACCAGCCCCTTCGCGGGGCTAGAAGGCCAGTTCATTACCTCGCGTCAACTGCGCGACCGGTTGTTTCGTGAGCAGCAGCGCAATGTGGCCTTACGCGTGGAAGAGACCGAGGACGCGGATGTCTTTCGCGTGTCCGGACGGGGCGAATTGCACATCGGCATCTTATTAGAGGAAATGCGGCGGGAAGGATATGAGATGGAGGTATCCAAGCCCGAAGTGATTCTCAAAGAAACGCCGGACGGTCTCATGGAGCCCATGGAGCGGCTTTATCTGGATGTGCCGGACGAATATGTGGGTGCCGTCATGGAACTCTTGGGGCCGCGGCGGGCGACGATGGTGGCGATGGGACAAGCCGGTCCTGGACAAACCCGTTTGGAGTTCGTGATTAGTGCGCGGGGCCTTTTAGGCTTTCGGTCGGCTTTTATCAACCAAACCCGGGGTTATGGCATCATGAACCACTTATTCGACGGCTATCAACCGTATTCCGGGCCTATTGAGGAGATGCCGCGGGGTGCCTTGATTGCCATCGAGACCGGGACGGCCACCGCCTATGCGTTGGATAACGCGCAAGAACGTGGGGTGCTGTTTATCGGCCCCGGTACACCGGTTTATGCTGGAATGGTCGTCGGCGAGCACAGCCGGCCCTCGGATTTGGAAATCAACGTGTGCAAGAAGAAACACGTCACCAATATGCGGAGTTCAACGGCCGAAGAAGGCATTCGACTCACCCCGCCCCGCGTCCTCACGCTGGACCAGGCGCTGGAATACGTGAAGTCGGACGAGCTGGTCGAAATTACGCCCAAATCGATTCGGTTGCGGAAGGCGACGTTGGATCCCCATCAACGAAAGCGCGAACGGATCCAACGCCAAAGTTCGTGA
- a CDS encoding DNA polymerase III, alpha subunit (PFAM: Bacterial DNA polymerase III alpha subunit~TIGRFAM: DNA-directed DNA polymerase III (polc)~COGs: COG0587 DNA polymerase III alpha subunit~InterPro IPR011708:IPR004805~KEGG: gka:GK2744 DNA-directed DNA polymerase III alpha subunit~PFAM: Bacterial DNA polymerase III, alpha subunit~PRIAM: DNA-directed DNA polymerase~SPTR: DNA-directed DNA polymerase III alpha subunit;~TIGRFAM: DNA polymerase III, alpha subunit), giving the protein MNPWPRVPLIILSGYSLLKSMIDLDRLAGELADRGFRQAVLADDHSWAGAEKFDDRLRRQGVSPWLGITRRIWVADGQREVRLVAKTREAWHWLIQADDVMQALPEGVWVIVAASQDNWWLTGAEELGRWAGERVVVELWPGQPFPAVLSRRGWHWIPGQAIRFHDPADREAYHVLCQLGGETPHPLAVAVPASPETWAAAYRESDWPDLWQPDPPSSVLARDGWKLPHSGEPDEFQALTRRARQGLQSRLGHTQAPVPWQRLEYELSVIRQLGFAGYFLMVADVVEFARQAKIRVGPGRGSVAGSLVAYALGITDINPLRYHLYFERFLNPARRTLPDIDLDFDFEKRPHVIQYLRERWGSQRVAQIGTFGSLGARAVLRDVARVTGVPSEAVDRLLDRVHLTPQSVLAEHRQELAEAARDLGLATDWLLIADRLEGLPRHRSTHAAGVVITPGPVRDWVPCLKDAEGQWITEWEGDSVERLGLVKLDVLGLRTLTVVDRIHQAHPEVPDWTTVPGDDGPTYTLLGRGDTDGVFQLDGRGVKELLRQMKPVSLEEIMMVVALYRPGPMEAISEFLRRRANPELTREGDPVSELCRDTYGIMIYQEQLMAVVQALAGYSLAEADLFRRAISKKDHALLALERTGFLARLGEQGFERSQAENIWRRIEAFKDYGFNKSHAASYGLLSYYVAYLKAHYPLAFWAAELSTVSGERLDRELRQVISQGIRVRPPHVNASEVGFKVVGEELQAGLGMLRGVGTEVSRRIVEERNARGPFQSPTDWTKRMGRLLSPKTLEELTRQGALRGLTAREESPSVTQLSWFDAPSPAAAKKPDTAVRWLEASGPLYVKCEEGVDWTSIAEEIYRVAREFPGAVPVVVAGDRRGQRLPVTLNAHFRAIQAIKSVAGVLSAGRQVEWMTYE; this is encoded by the coding sequence GTGAATCCCTGGCCCCGGGTACCGTTAATTATTCTGAGCGGGTATTCTCTCCTGAAATCCATGATTGACCTGGATCGGTTGGCGGGGGAGTTGGCGGACCGGGGGTTTCGGCAAGCCGTGCTGGCGGATGACCATAGCTGGGCCGGTGCGGAGAAATTTGATGACCGGCTGCGGCGTCAGGGAGTTTCGCCGTGGCTCGGGATTACCCGTCGTATTTGGGTCGCCGACGGCCAACGGGAGGTGCGGCTGGTCGCCAAAACCCGCGAAGCCTGGCACTGGCTCATTCAGGCCGACGATGTCATGCAGGCGTTGCCCGAAGGTGTGTGGGTGATTGTAGCGGCCAGCCAGGACAATTGGTGGCTCACGGGGGCAGAAGAACTGGGCCGTTGGGCGGGCGAGCGGGTCGTGGTGGAATTATGGCCTGGCCAACCGTTTCCGGCGGTGTTGAGTCGGCGCGGCTGGCATTGGATACCGGGTCAGGCCATTCGTTTTCACGACCCGGCGGATCGCGAGGCCTATCACGTGTTGTGCCAGCTCGGCGGTGAGACGCCTCATCCGCTGGCGGTGGCGGTACCCGCTTCGCCCGAAACCTGGGCGGCCGCCTATCGGGAAAGTGATTGGCCGGATTTGTGGCAACCGGATCCGCCGTCCTCGGTATTAGCCCGCGACGGATGGAAACTACCCCATTCGGGTGAACCCGACGAGTTTCAGGCCCTGACCCGGCGGGCCCGTCAAGGCCTTCAGAGTCGGCTGGGCCACACCCAAGCGCCGGTCCCCTGGCAGCGGCTCGAATATGAACTGTCGGTGATCCGGCAATTGGGATTTGCCGGCTACTTCCTAATGGTGGCGGATGTCGTCGAGTTTGCCCGCCAGGCGAAAATTCGCGTGGGTCCTGGACGCGGTTCGGTCGCCGGATCGTTGGTGGCGTATGCGCTCGGCATTACCGATATCAACCCCCTGCGGTATCATCTCTATTTCGAGCGGTTTTTAAATCCTGCACGGCGTACCTTACCCGATATCGATCTGGATTTCGATTTTGAGAAGCGGCCCCACGTCATTCAATATCTTCGCGAACGGTGGGGCAGCCAACGCGTGGCGCAAATCGGCACGTTTGGGAGCTTGGGGGCGCGTGCCGTGTTGCGGGACGTGGCCCGGGTGACGGGCGTGCCGTCGGAGGCCGTCGATCGTCTCTTGGACCGGGTTCACCTGACGCCTCAAAGTGTGTTGGCGGAACACCGCCAGGAGTTGGCCGAAGCGGCCCGCGACTTGGGATTAGCCACCGACTGGCTTCTGATTGCGGACCGGCTGGAAGGGTTGCCCCGCCATCGATCCACGCACGCGGCGGGTGTTGTCATTACCCCGGGTCCGGTCCGGGATTGGGTGCCCTGTCTTAAGGATGCCGAGGGACAATGGATTACCGAATGGGAAGGCGATTCGGTGGAGCGTCTCGGCCTGGTCAAGTTGGATGTTTTGGGGCTTAGGACGTTAACCGTGGTGGACCGGATCCACCAGGCCCATCCCGAGGTGCCGGATTGGACTACGGTACCTGGCGATGATGGGCCGACATATACGCTGTTGGGGCGCGGGGACACCGACGGGGTGTTTCAGCTGGATGGCCGTGGCGTAAAAGAGCTATTACGGCAAATGAAACCGGTCTCGTTAGAGGAAATTATGATGGTGGTGGCGCTATATCGGCCGGGTCCGATGGAGGCCATTAGCGAGTTTTTACGGCGCCGGGCCAATCCTGAGCTGACGCGCGAGGGTGACCCGGTCAGTGAGCTTTGCCGGGATACCTATGGGATTATGATTTACCAGGAACAACTGATGGCGGTGGTGCAGGCATTAGCCGGCTATAGCCTGGCGGAGGCGGATTTGTTCCGACGCGCCATTTCGAAAAAAGACCACGCATTGTTGGCCCTAGAACGAACGGGTTTTTTGGCCCGGTTAGGGGAGCAAGGGTTCGAGAGGAGCCAAGCCGAAAACATTTGGCGCCGGATCGAGGCCTTTAAGGATTACGGCTTCAACAAATCCCATGCCGCCAGTTATGGGCTCTTAAGCTATTATGTGGCCTATTTAAAGGCGCACTATCCGCTGGCCTTTTGGGCGGCGGAGTTAAGTACCGTTAGCGGGGAACGATTGGATCGGGAATTACGGCAAGTGATCAGTCAGGGCATTCGGGTCAGGCCGCCTCATGTCAACGCCAGCGAGGTGGGCTTTAAGGTCGTCGGGGAGGAACTGCAAGCCGGGTTGGGTATGCTCCGGGGGGTGGGAACCGAGGTCAGCCGCCGTATCGTCGAAGAGCGGAACGCCCGCGGGCCTTTTCAAAGCCCGACTGATTGGACGAAACGCATGGGGCGCCTGTTATCGCCCAAGACCTTGGAGGAACTGACCCGACAAGGCGCTTTGAGGGGACTAACGGCCAGGGAAGAGTCGCCTTCGGTCACTCAGTTGTCGTGGTTCGACGCGCCGTCACCGGCGGCCGCGAAAAAACCCGACACCGCCGTGCGTTGGCTCGAAGCCTCCGGGCCGCTTTATGTCAAATGCGAAGAAGGCGTGGACTGGACTTCGATAGCGGAAGAGATTTATCGCGTGGCGCGCGAATTCCCGGGCGCGGTACCGGTGGTGGTGGCCGGTGATCGCCGGGGTCAACGATTGCCGGTCACACTCAATGCCCACTTCCGGGCGATCCAAGCGATTAAGTCGGTGGCCGGGGTGTTATCGGCCGGCCGGCAAGTCGAGTGGATGACATATGAATAA
- a CDS encoding NAD(P)(+) transhydrogenase (AB-specific) (PFAM: Alanine dehydrogenase/PNT, C-terminal domain; Alanine dehydrogenase/PNT, N-terminal domain~TIGRFAM: NAD(P) transhydrogenase, alpha subunit~COGs: COG3288 NAD/NADP transhydrogenase alpha subunit~InterPro IPR007886:IPR007698~KEGG: sti:Sthe_1945 NAD(P)(+) transhydrogenase (AB-specific)~PFAM: Alanine dehydrogenase/PNT, C-terminal; Alanine dehydrogenase/PNT, N-terminal~PRIAM: NAD(P)(+) transhydrogenase (AB-specific)~SPTR: Alanine dehydrogenase/PNT, N-terminal domain family): protein MVIAVLREREVGERRVSLVPESVGRLVKAGHRVLVETGAGAGCDITDQAYQEAGAELLPDRRAIAAAADIVLTIRHLTDGQDPIWEGIRPGTVLVGMYQPLSHSVQTFENWAHKGLTTFSLDALPRISRAQSMDVLSSMSTIAGYRAVTVAAERLRKFFPMLMTAAGTIPPAKVLVLGAGVAGLQAIATAHRLGAMVQAFDTRAAAREQVESLGATFLSLDVQTAQTQDGYATAIAEDQHQRELALLAEPVKNADVVITTAQIPGKPAPILITREMVLSMRPGSVIVDLAGESGGNTEVSQAGEEVDVNGVRVIAPVNIPSDLPLNASQLYSRNVTAFLQHLEREGLAFTETTHACQISSTDEIIQRTLVTHEGTIRSQAVLDRLPSRGAENVATAPVR, encoded by the coding sequence ATGGTTATTGCTGTATTGCGGGAACGCGAAGTCGGCGAACGGCGAGTATCTCTCGTCCCTGAAAGCGTGGGCCGTCTCGTCAAAGCGGGTCACCGGGTACTCGTCGAAACGGGTGCGGGGGCCGGCTGTGACATTACGGACCAAGCCTATCAAGAGGCCGGCGCGGAATTACTGCCCGATCGTCGGGCCATCGCGGCAGCAGCCGACATCGTGCTAACAATTCGCCACCTCACGGACGGGCAAGACCCGATTTGGGAGGGGATTCGGCCAGGTACCGTGTTGGTCGGGATGTATCAGCCGCTCTCGCATTCGGTGCAGACGTTTGAAAATTGGGCGCATAAGGGATTAACCACGTTTAGCCTGGACGCGTTACCGCGGATTAGCCGGGCGCAAAGCATGGATGTGTTGTCCTCCATGTCGACCATTGCCGGCTACCGGGCGGTGACGGTGGCGGCCGAGCGCTTGCGGAAGTTCTTCCCCATGTTAATGACCGCCGCCGGGACCATCCCTCCCGCCAAAGTGTTGGTGCTGGGGGCCGGCGTCGCCGGGTTGCAAGCCATTGCCACGGCGCATCGGTTAGGCGCCATGGTGCAGGCCTTCGATACCCGGGCGGCCGCTCGCGAGCAGGTCGAAAGTTTAGGCGCCACCTTTTTGAGTCTGGACGTCCAAACCGCCCAGACCCAAGACGGGTATGCGACGGCGATTGCCGAGGATCAACACCAGCGGGAATTGGCGTTGCTTGCGGAACCGGTAAAAAATGCCGACGTCGTGATTACCACGGCTCAGATTCCCGGCAAACCGGCCCCGATTTTAATTACGCGCGAGATGGTCCTGTCGATGCGACCCGGCTCCGTCATCGTCGATTTAGCCGGGGAGTCGGGAGGCAATACGGAGGTGAGCCAGGCCGGCGAAGAAGTGGATGTCAATGGGGTGCGGGTCATTGCCCCCGTCAACATTCCTTCGGATTTGCCGCTGAATGCCAGTCAGCTCTACTCGCGAAACGTCACCGCCTTTTTACAACATCTCGAGCGCGAGGGCTTGGCGTTTACGGAGACCACCCATGCATGCCAAATTTCCAGTACGGACGAAATCATTCAACGGACCCTGGTGACCCATGAAGGCACCATTCGATCACAAGCGGTCTTGGACCGACTACCATCAAGGGGGGCGGAAAACGTTGCCACAGCACCTGTTCGTTGA
- a CDS encoding NAD/NADP transhydrogenase alpha subunit-like protein (COGs: COG3288 NAD/NADP transhydrogenase alpha subunit~KEGG: afo:Afer_1979 NAD/NADP transhydrogenase alpha subunit-like protein~SPTR: NAD/NADP transhydrogenase alpha subunit-like) produces the protein MPQHLFVELYIFVLAVFVGFQLISKVPSVLHTPLMSATNAIHGIVLVAAFTVAVSVHGTLGIVLSTGAVFLATLNVVGGFVVTDRILGMFRTRKAAE, from the coding sequence TTGCCACAGCACCTGTTCGTTGAGCTGTATATTTTTGTCTTGGCGGTTTTCGTGGGATTTCAGCTAATTTCCAAGGTGCCGTCGGTGTTGCACACACCCCTGATGTCGGCGACCAATGCGATTCACGGCATTGTGTTGGTGGCGGCTTTCACGGTGGCCGTTAGTGTTCATGGAACGTTGGGGATTGTGTTAAGCACGGGGGCCGTTTTTTTGGCCACGTTAAATGTCGTGGGTGGATTCGTGGTCACCGACCGAATCCTCGGGATGTTTCGTACTCGTAAAGCGGCGGAGTGA
- a CDS encoding NAD(P)(+) transhydrogenase (AB-specific) (PFAM: NAD(P) transhydrogenase beta subunit~COGs: COG1282 NAD/NADP transhydrogenase beta subunit~InterPro IPR004003:IPR006094~KEGG: sti:Sthe_1947 NAD(P)(+) transhydrogenase (AB-specific)~PFAM: NAD(P) transhydrogenase, beta subunit; FAD linked oxidase, N-terminal~PRIAM: NAD(P)(+) transhydrogenase (AB-specific)~SPTR: NAD(P) transhydrogenase subunit beta (Pyridine nucleotide transhydrogenase subunit beta) (Nicotinamide nucleotide transhydrogenase subunit beta)), translating into MQLMTTIAYLVTAILFMLGVMRLRSPATARSGNLLAAVGMAIALIATLIANHQFAALGAVIAAVILGAVVGTVSARQVRMTAMPQMVALFNGMGGGAAALVSVGEWFVPGHAAGAGAVSALFTILIGSISFSGSILAFLKLQEWMTGRPILFAGQRILNGLILLFDVAWAVVLLVHGSSAPTSWLGLLLIGALVFGVLVVLPIGGADMPVVISLLNALTGLAAAATGFLLGNNLLIIAGALVGASGTILTQQMSRAMNRPLMQIILGGFGQIKSSAAGVAADGVVQPATVEDVATLVAYARRVVIVPGYGLAVARAQQEVRQLMDRLQERGVDVRFAIHPVAGRMPGHMNVLLAEANVPYDRLYEMEAINPEFQQTDVALVIGANDVTNPAARNEPSSPLYGMPILNVDQAQRVVVIKRGMSPGFAGIDNPLYVNPKTNMLFGDAKESVSALLRALDAV; encoded by the coding sequence ATGCAATTAATGACAACCATAGCCTATTTAGTGACCGCCATTTTATTCATGTTGGGCGTGATGCGGCTGAGGTCCCCGGCCACGGCACGGTCAGGTAATCTGTTGGCGGCGGTCGGGATGGCGATTGCCCTGATTGCCACCCTTATCGCCAATCATCAATTTGCCGCGCTGGGCGCGGTGATTGCGGCGGTTATATTGGGCGCCGTGGTCGGAACGGTCTCGGCCCGCCAAGTGCGGATGACGGCCATGCCGCAAATGGTCGCGCTCTTTAACGGGATGGGCGGCGGTGCGGCGGCTTTAGTGTCCGTGGGCGAATGGTTTGTGCCCGGTCATGCGGCCGGCGCCGGTGCCGTATCGGCGTTATTTACCATCCTTATCGGGTCGATCAGTTTTTCGGGTAGCATCCTTGCGTTTCTCAAATTGCAGGAATGGATGACCGGCCGTCCGATTTTATTCGCCGGGCAACGGATCTTAAATGGGTTGATCTTGCTGTTTGATGTGGCCTGGGCCGTCGTGTTGCTGGTTCACGGCAGCTCCGCGCCCACGAGTTGGCTTGGTCTTCTCTTAATCGGCGCTTTGGTCTTCGGGGTGCTGGTGGTGCTGCCGATCGGCGGAGCGGACATGCCCGTCGTCATCTCGCTGTTGAATGCCCTGACCGGGTTGGCGGCTGCCGCTACCGGATTCTTGCTTGGCAACAATTTGTTAATCATCGCGGGTGCTTTGGTGGGCGCATCCGGTACCATCTTGACCCAGCAAATGAGCCGCGCGATGAATCGCCCGTTGATGCAAATTATTCTGGGGGGATTTGGCCAAATCAAATCGTCCGCGGCCGGCGTGGCGGCCGATGGGGTGGTCCAACCGGCGACCGTCGAAGACGTGGCGACCTTGGTGGCTTATGCCCGGAGAGTGGTCATCGTACCCGGTTACGGGCTCGCGGTCGCGCGGGCGCAGCAAGAGGTGCGGCAGTTGATGGACCGGTTACAGGAACGGGGCGTCGACGTGCGGTTCGCCATCCATCCGGTGGCCGGGCGAATGCCGGGTCATATGAACGTGTTGCTGGCGGAAGCGAATGTGCCGTACGATAGGCTGTACGAGATGGAGGCCATCAATCCCGAATTTCAGCAAACCGATGTGGCGCTGGTCATCGGCGCCAATGATGTGACCAATCCGGCGGCGCGTAACGAGCCGTCGAGCCCTCTGTACGGCATGCCGATTTTGAACGTCGATCAAGCTCAGCGGGTCGTGGTCATTAAACGGGGGATGAGCCCGGGTTTTGCCGGCATCGACAACCCGTTATACGTCAATCCGAAAACCAACATGTTGTTCGGGGACGCCAAAGAGTCGGTGAGTGCCTTGTTGCGCGCGTTAGACGCCGTATAA